A single genomic interval of Persephonella atlantica harbors:
- the rpsS gene encoding 30S ribosomal protein S19, whose product MGYKGKWNERNKNPYVNEKILKKIRKMNETGERKIIKVWDRACTITEEMVGHTIAVYNGMKFIPVYIQPEMVGHKLGEFSLTRTFRGHPDKSAKAVKKK is encoded by the coding sequence ATGGGATACAAAGGAAAGTGGAACGAAAGAAATAAAAATCCTTATGTAAATGAGAAAATACTGAAAAAGATAAGGAAAATGAATGAAACAGGTGAAAGAAAGATAATAAAGGTGTGGGATAGGGCCTGCACCATAACAGAAGAGATGGTTGGGCATACAATAGCTGTTTATAATGGGATGAAATTTATACCTGTTTACATACAGCCAGAAATGGTTGGACATAAACTTGGGGAGTTTTCACTCACAAGAACATTCAGGGGTCACCCTGATAAATCTGCAAAAGCAGTTAAGAAAAAATAA
- the rplB gene encoding 50S ribosomal protein L2, translating to MGVRKLKPVTNGTRHAILYDFSEITKKEPEKSLVEPLVKKAGRNNQGRITVRHKGGGHKRKYRIIDFKRDKWGVPAKVAAIEYDPNRSARIALLHYADGEKRYIIWPEGLKVGDTVVAGPDAEIKVGNALPLENIPVGTFVHNIEITPGKGGQIARAAGMSAQILGRQGDYVQLRLPSGEIRLVHKKCMATVGTVGLAEHELIKLGKAGRSRWLGIRPTVRGTAMNPVDHPHGGGEGKTFGKHPVSPWGQPTKGYKTRRGAKYSDKFIIKRRGK from the coding sequence ATGGGTGTTAGAAAATTAAAACCTGTAACAAATGGAACAAGACACGCAATTTTATATGATTTTTCTGAGATAACAAAGAAAGAGCCTGAAAAATCCCTTGTAGAGCCTTTAGTTAAGAAGGCTGGAAGAAATAATCAGGGAAGGATAACAGTAAGGCATAAAGGAGGCGGTCATAAAAGGAAGTACAGAATCATAGACTTTAAAAGGGATAAATGGGGAGTTCCAGCTAAGGTTGCAGCAATTGAATATGACCCAAACAGGTCTGCAAGGATTGCACTCCTTCACTATGCAGATGGGGAAAAAAGGTACATAATCTGGCCTGAAGGACTTAAAGTGGGAGATACTGTTGTTGCAGGACCAGATGCAGAAATAAAAGTGGGAAATGCACTGCCTCTGGAAAACATTCCTGTTGGTACATTTGTTCACAACATTGAGATAACTCCAGGAAAAGGTGGACAGATAGCAAGAGCAGCAGGAATGTCTGCCCAGATTTTAGGAAGACAGGGTGATTACGTACAGCTCAGACTTCCTTCTGGAGAAATCAGACTGGTGCACAAAAAATGTATGGCTACAGTAGGAACAGTAGGGCTTGCAGAGCACGAACTGATTAAACTTGGTAAAGCTGGAAGGTCAAGATGGCTGGGAATCAGACCAACAGTTAGAGGAACAGCAATGAACCCTGTTGACCACCCACACGGTGGTGGTGAAGGAAAAACATTTGGTAAACATCCTGTTTCTCCATGGGGTCAGCCTACAAAAGGATACAAAACAAGGCGTGGAGCTAAATACTCTGACAAATTCATAATCAAGCGTAGAGGTAAATAA
- the rplW gene encoding 50S ribosomal protein L23, translating to MAGKTPYDILIRPVLTEKAVRQNEKENKLVFEVAMDANKIEIRKAVEEIFGVKVKEVRTMIVKPKQKRVGFGKPGYTKKWKKAIVKIESEKPINIAELI from the coding sequence ATGGCAGGTAAAACACCATACGACATACTTATCCGTCCTGTTCTGACAGAGAAGGCAGTCAGGCAAAACGAAAAAGAGAACAAACTGGTATTTGAAGTGGCAATGGATGCCAATAAGATAGAGATAAGAAAGGCTGTTGAAGAAATATTTGGCGTTAAGGTAAAAGAAGTGAGAACAATGATAGTTAAACCAAAACAGAAGAGAGTAGGATTTGGGAAACCCGGTTATACAAAGAAATGGAAAAAAGCTATCGTAAAAATTGAATCAGAAAAACCAATAAATATAGCAGAACTAATATAG
- the rplD gene encoding 50S ribosomal protein L4, translated as MEANVVNIKKENVGTVELKDSIFNTEVKEHTVWEVVKWQLASRRAGTASTKTRAEVRGSRRKILPQKGTGNARHGDRKANIFVGGGVAHGPHPRDYYYALPKKVRKKALKGVLSMKLKDGELTIIEDFTFEQPKTKQAIDVLKNFGLEQSKVLLVLSKKDNNVIKSFRNLPKAKVLLVEGLNTYDILNADHVLITKSAVEKINERLG; from the coding sequence ATGGAAGCTAATGTTGTAAACATAAAGAAAGAAAATGTAGGAACAGTTGAGCTTAAGGACAGCATATTTAACACAGAAGTTAAAGAGCATACAGTATGGGAAGTTGTAAAATGGCAGCTTGCTTCGAGAAGAGCAGGAACGGCCAGCACAAAAACAAGAGCTGAAGTTAGAGGCTCAAGAAGAAAGATACTTCCACAGAAAGGAACAGGAAATGCAAGACACGGAGATAGAAAAGCCAACATATTTGTTGGTGGTGGTGTAGCCCACGGGCCACATCCAAGGGATTACTACTATGCTCTCCCAAAGAAAGTAAGAAAGAAAGCTCTGAAAGGGGTACTTTCTATGAAACTTAAAGATGGGGAGCTGACAATTATTGAGGACTTTACATTTGAACAGCCAAAAACAAAACAGGCTATAGATGTTCTGAAAAACTTTGGATTAGAACAGTCTAAAGTACTCCTTGTTCTTTCTAAGAAAGACAACAATGTTATAAAATCATTCAGAAATCTTCCAAAGGCAAAAGTTCTGTTAGTTGAAGGCCTCAACACTTACGACATACTGAATGCAGACCACGTTCTTATAACAAAATCTGCAGTTGAAAAAATTAACGAGAGGTTGGGATAA
- the rplC gene encoding 50S ribosomal protein L3 yields MPKGIIGKKIGMTRVFIGDKAIPVTVIQVEPNYVVNIRTPEKDGYSAVVLGAGSRKEKRTPKPLKAIFEKAGVKPLKTLAEFPLKEGEQPELGQEIKVEDVFEKGDLVDITGKSKGRGFASAMKRWDFSGFKKSHGSRYHRAIGSIGACSDPGRVWKTKRMPGHYGNETVTVQGLEVVDIIPEKNVILVKGSVPGHTNTVLKIKESVIINRRKGKRKLEKAKAAYAS; encoded by the coding sequence ATGCCAAAGGGCATAATTGGAAAAAAGATAGGAATGACAAGGGTTTTTATAGGAGATAAGGCAATTCCTGTTACTGTTATACAGGTTGAGCCTAACTATGTTGTTAACATAAGAACTCCTGAAAAGGATGGATACTCTGCTGTTGTTTTAGGAGCAGGAAGCAGAAAGGAAAAAAGAACTCCAAAGCCTCTGAAGGCAATTTTTGAAAAGGCTGGAGTAAAACCTTTAAAAACACTTGCAGAGTTTCCTCTTAAAGAAGGGGAACAGCCTGAACTGGGGCAGGAAATAAAAGTGGAAGACGTTTTTGAAAAGGGAGACCTTGTTGACATAACAGGTAAGTCCAAAGGTAGAGGTTTTGCTTCGGCAATGAAAAGATGGGACTTCTCAGGTTTTAAAAAGTCCCACGGTTCAAGATATCACAGAGCAATAGGTTCAATAGGTGCATGTTCTGACCCTGGTAGGGTATGGAAGACAAAAAGAATGCCGGGGCATTACGGAAACGAAACTGTTACTGTTCAGGGGCTTGAAGTTGTAGATATTATTCCAGAGAAAAATGTGATATTAGTTAAAGGTTCAGTCCCTGGTCATACAAATACAGTACTGAAAATCAAAGAGTCTGTGATTATAAACAGAAGAAAAGGCAAGAGAAAATTAGAAAAAGCAAAAGCAGCTTATGCTTCTTAA
- the rpsJ gene encoding 30S ribosomal protein S10, protein MQEKIRIKLKAFDHKVLDQSVKQIIDTVKRSGGVIKGPIPLPTQRKIWCVHRSPHKFEQSREHFEMRIHKRLIDIENATPQTIEALMDISLPAGVDVEIKLS, encoded by the coding sequence ATGCAGGAGAAGATAAGAATAAAGCTAAAGGCATTTGACCATAAAGTTTTAGACCAGTCAGTGAAACAGATTATAGATACAGTAAAGAGAAGTGGTGGGGTTATAAAAGGCCCCATTCCACTTCCTACACAGAGAAAGATATGGTGTGTCCACAGGTCACCGCACAAGTTTGAGCAGTCAAGGGAACACTTTGAGATGAGAATTCACAAAAGACTGATAGATATAGAAAATGCTACTCCACAGACAATAGAAGCACTTATGGACATCAGCCTGCCTGCAGGTGTTGATGTTGAAATAAAACTAAGCTAA